One Lacunisphaera limnophila DNA window includes the following coding sequences:
- a CDS encoding helix-turn-helix transcriptional regulator — protein sequence MKNRLKELRAAREWSQGDLAEKLAVSRQTINAIETEKYDPSLPLAFKIAKLFKCPIEDIFTDRG from the coding sequence ATGAAAAATCGCCTCAAGGAACTCCGGGCTGCGCGCGAGTGGTCGCAGGGCGACCTCGCCGAGAAGTTGGCCGTGTCACGCCAGACGATCAACGCGATCGAGACCGAAAAATACGACCCGAGCCTGCCGCTGGCCTTCAAGATCGCGAAACTCTTCAAGTGTCCGATTGAGGACATCTTCACCGACCGCGGCTGA
- a CDS encoding SGNH/GDSL hydrolase family protein, with translation MTPLAASATAFQYEGRLDRANPSQPVLIWAGSRVRVDFEGPVLAVVFGTATGQSYFDLTVDGVTEVVAGSAGRYVCPHGLGTGRHRLELLKRSEADAGQVAFHGVELAAGAQAWAPEPRAYRFRMEFIGDSITAGANNEDGAVDQWEDRRTHNHALSYGYLTSQAFGADHRAMAVSGMGLCEGFVPMVAGEAWDKVYPRDNPRRADLSVWVPEVVCVNLGENDAAFTQANGRPFPAGFTTAYVALIKAVRAAYPAAHIVLLRGGMAGGATNPELRAAWAAAVGELEAADPAISHFVFQHWTEQHPRVRDHRVMAAELTAWLKAQGWMGPHI, from the coding sequence ATGACCCCCCTTGCCGCCTCCGCCACCGCCTTTCAGTACGAAGGTCGCCTCGACCGTGCCAATCCGTCGCAACCGGTCCTGATCTGGGCCGGGAGCCGGGTTAGGGTGGATTTTGAGGGCCCCGTACTGGCGGTGGTTTTCGGGACGGCCACGGGGCAGAGCTATTTTGACCTTACGGTGGACGGGGTGACCGAGGTGGTGGCGGGTTCGGCCGGCCGGTATGTCTGCCCGCACGGACTCGGGACGGGGAGGCACCGGCTGGAACTCCTCAAGCGCTCGGAAGCCGACGCCGGGCAGGTGGCCTTCCACGGCGTGGAATTGGCGGCCGGTGCGCAGGCCTGGGCACCGGAGCCGCGGGCGTACCGATTTCGCATGGAGTTTATCGGAGACTCGATCACGGCCGGGGCCAACAACGAGGATGGTGCCGTGGACCAGTGGGAAGACCGGCGGACGCACAACCACGCGTTGAGTTACGGCTATCTCACTTCGCAAGCGTTCGGGGCGGATCACCGGGCGATGGCGGTGAGCGGGATGGGGTTGTGCGAGGGTTTTGTGCCGATGGTGGCCGGCGAGGCGTGGGACAAGGTCTACCCGCGGGACAATCCGCGCCGTGCGGATCTATCCGTGTGGGTGCCGGAGGTCGTTTGCGTGAACCTCGGCGAGAACGACGCGGCCTTCACTCAGGCGAACGGGCGGCCGTTCCCGGCGGGGTTCACGACAGCTTATGTCGCGCTGATCAAGGCCGTGCGCGCGGCTTATCCGGCGGCGCACATCGTCCTGTTACGCGGCGGCATGGCGGGCGGCGCGACGAACCCGGAACTGCGCGCAGCGTGGGCGGCGGCGGTGGGGGAGCTCGAGGCCGCCGACCCCGCGATCAGCCATTTCGTTTTCCAGCATTGGACGGAGCAGCACCCGCGGGTGCGTGACCACCGGGTGATGGCGGCGGAGCTGACGGCGTGGCTGAAGGCGCAGGGGTGGATGGGGCCTCATATCTGA
- a CDS encoding chemotaxis protein CheX, with protein MATAVSTISDSLIQDSIVRAVRNVCVTMLKQEAGLVEKSTVTGYDGFKEKPHVFGSVGFAGVIDGIVYLCIPDDFAQDAAARVLGMSLAEVEMTGDEAVKDVVGEITNMTVGGFKNALCNVGFPCKLTLPTIVRGDSLSVAGLKGAIRHVFHFDCSGHRLIADIQLRQD; from the coding sequence ATGGCCACCGCCGTCTCCACCATTTCCGACTCCCTCATCCAGGACTCCATCGTGCGCGCCGTCCGCAACGTCTGCGTGACCATGCTCAAGCAGGAGGCCGGGCTGGTGGAGAAATCCACCGTGACCGGCTACGACGGCTTCAAGGAAAAGCCCCATGTCTTCGGCAGCGTGGGGTTCGCCGGGGTGATCGACGGGATCGTGTACCTCTGCATCCCCGACGATTTCGCCCAGGACGCCGCCGCCCGCGTGCTGGGCATGAGCCTGGCCGAGGTCGAGATGACCGGCGACGAGGCCGTCAAGGACGTGGTCGGCGAGATCACCAACATGACCGTCGGCGGCTTCAAGAACGCCCTCTGCAACGTCGGCTTCCCCTGCAAGCTCACGCTCCCCACGATCGTGCGCGGCGACAGCCTCTCCGTGGCCGGCCTCAAGGGCGCCATCCGCCATGTCTTCCACTTCGACTGCTCCGGCCACCGCCTGATCGCGGACATACAACTACGGCAGGATTAA
- a CDS encoding ATP-binding cassette domain-containing protein encodes MAALLTLLDVTLHFGGPAILEKVNFQVDPGERICLIGRNGAGKSTLMKVIVGEMKPDTGDVFRPSGAVYRRLTQEIPSDLAGTVHDIVYGGLRPNDDHHEEDWERDVRVEDLIAAIRLPATQDFAALSGGLKRRALLARALAGQPDLLLLDEPTNHLDLESILWLEEFLLEKKPTLLFITHDRAFLRRISTRIVELDRGRLAGWACDYDTYLVRKQEVLEAEERQRALFDKKLAQEEEWIRRGVKAQRSRATARINALKDMRAQARARRDRTGTATIKLAEAERSGVKVVEAENVSYAYTAGGPPVIRDFSTIIRRGEKIGILGPNGAGKTTLIKLLLGQLTPTGGSLKHGTNMEIVYFDQLRAQIDDDKTVADNIANGNATVTIDGRSRAVISYLQDFLFDPTRARTPARVLSGGERNRLLLARLFTKPANVLVLDEPTNDLDAETLDLLEDLLVEFQGTLLLVSHDREFLDEVVTSTLVFEGDGRIGDYAGGYTDWVQDKAKQAARALALTKVEPARSAGLDEVPPKPTRKLTGKEQKELETLPAKIEVLEKEQTELAAKLADPAFYKAQAAKFAEVKARLETVEREHSTAFARWEELEKMK; translated from the coding sequence ATGGCTGCTCTCCTCACTTTGCTCGACGTCACCCTCCACTTTGGCGGTCCCGCCATCCTGGAAAAGGTCAACTTCCAGGTCGATCCGGGCGAGCGCATCTGTCTGATCGGGCGCAACGGGGCGGGCAAATCGACGCTCATGAAGGTGATCGTCGGCGAGATGAAGCCCGACACCGGGGATGTGTTCCGTCCGTCCGGCGCGGTCTACCGCCGGCTCACGCAGGAAATCCCGTCCGATCTCGCCGGTACGGTTCATGACATCGTCTACGGCGGCCTGCGACCCAACGACGACCATCATGAGGAGGACTGGGAACGCGACGTGCGCGTGGAGGATCTGATTGCGGCGATCCGTTTGCCCGCGACGCAGGATTTTGCCGCGCTGTCGGGCGGCCTCAAGCGCCGCGCGTTGCTGGCGCGGGCGCTGGCCGGCCAGCCGGACCTGCTGTTGCTGGACGAGCCGACCAACCACCTCGACCTCGAGTCCATCCTCTGGCTGGAGGAGTTCCTGCTCGAGAAGAAGCCGACGCTGCTCTTCATCACCCATGATCGCGCCTTCCTGCGCCGGATCTCCACGCGCATCGTGGAACTCGACCGCGGCCGGCTGGCCGGGTGGGCCTGTGACTACGACACGTACCTGGTGCGCAAGCAGGAGGTGCTGGAGGCCGAGGAGCGCCAGCGCGCGTTGTTCGACAAGAAACTCGCCCAGGAGGAGGAATGGATCCGCCGCGGCGTGAAGGCCCAGCGCTCGCGCGCGACGGCCCGCATCAACGCGCTCAAGGACATGCGCGCCCAGGCCCGCGCCCGCCGCGACCGCACCGGCACCGCCACGATCAAGCTGGCCGAGGCCGAGCGCTCCGGCGTGAAGGTCGTCGAGGCGGAGAACGTCAGCTACGCCTACACGGCCGGCGGCCCGCCGGTGATCCGCGATTTCTCCACCATCATCCGCCGCGGCGAGAAGATCGGCATCCTCGGGCCCAACGGCGCGGGCAAGACCACCCTGATCAAGCTCCTGTTGGGCCAACTCACGCCCACCGGCGGCAGCCTGAAGCACGGCACCAACATGGAGATCGTCTATTTCGACCAGTTGCGCGCGCAGATCGACGACGACAAGACCGTCGCCGACAACATCGCGAACGGCAACGCCACGGTCACGATCGACGGCCGCTCGCGGGCCGTGATCAGCTACCTGCAGGACTTCCTGTTCGACCCGACCCGCGCGCGCACGCCGGCCCGGGTGCTGTCGGGCGGCGAGCGCAACCGCCTCCTGCTCGCGCGCCTCTTCACCAAGCCGGCCAACGTGCTGGTGCTGGACGAGCCGACCAACGATCTCGACGCCGAGACGCTGGACCTGTTGGAGGACCTGCTGGTGGAGTTCCAGGGCACGCTGCTGCTGGTGAGCCATGATCGCGAATTTCTGGACGAGGTCGTCACGAGCACGCTCGTGTTCGAAGGCGACGGCCGCATCGGCGACTACGCCGGTGGTTACACGGACTGGGTGCAGGACAAGGCGAAGCAGGCGGCGCGGGCGCTGGCGTTGACGAAGGTGGAGCCCGCACGGAGCGCGGGTTTGGACGAGGTTCCCCCCAAGCCGACGCGCAAGCTCACGGGCAAGGAGCAGAAGGAACTCGAGACCCTGCCGGCGAAGATCGAAGTGCTCGAAAAGGAGCAGACGGAGCTGGCGGCGAAGCTCGCGGATCCGGCGTTCTACAAGGCGCAGGCGGCGAAGTTCGCCGAGGTGAAGGCGCGTCTGGAGACGGTCGAGCGCGAGCACTCCACGGCGTTTGCGCGCTGGGAAGAGCTGGAGAAAATGAAGTAA
- a CDS encoding response regulator, whose product MDFSPAPAGRAGLPVTPLDVLFVDDDREIASVMSEYLRRSGYQVESAADGEVALKILHRRAVAVVVTDIQMPQLDGYELIMKLRESPFRPRIIAMSGNPSKIGLDFLKSAQQLGADRVLPKPFVPQSLLKLVAEILGPRPPVAANNA is encoded by the coding sequence ATGGATTTCAGCCCTGCCCCTGCCGGCCGCGCCGGCTTGCCCGTCACGCCCCTGGACGTATTGTTCGTGGATGATGACCGGGAAATCGCCTCGGTGATGAGTGAGTATCTGCGGCGCAGCGGCTACCAGGTGGAGAGTGCCGCGGACGGCGAAGTCGCCCTGAAGATCCTGCACCGCCGGGCCGTCGCGGTGGTGGTCACCGACATCCAGATGCCGCAGTTGGACGGTTATGAGCTGATCATGAAGCTGCGGGAAAGTCCGTTCCGGCCGCGGATCATCGCGATGTCGGGCAACCCCTCGAAGATCGGTCTCGATTTTCTGAAATCCGCGCAGCAGCTCGGGGCGGACCGCGTGCTGCCCAAGCCCTTTGTCCCGCAGAGCCTGCTGAAGCTGGTGGCGGAGATCCTCGGGCCGCGGCCGCCGGTGGCGGCGAACAACGCTTAA